A segment of the Sanyastnella coralliicola genome:
GAACGCGATGGAGACTATGGAAGAGTCGCTGAAATCCGCTACGGACAGCTCAAAGAAGCAGAACTACAGATTGAAGATGGTAAGGCGAAATTGGCAGAACTTCAATCGAACAGCAAGATGATCAAGGAGGAAGTCGATCCAGAAGAAATCGCTGATGTGGTGGCTAACTGGACAGGCATCCCGGTGACGCGTATGCTCGAAAGCGAACGCGAAAAACTGCTTCGACTCGAAGACGAACTCGCGAAACGCGTGGTAGGTCAGAACGAAGCCATCATCGCCGTTTCCGATGCAGTTCGTCGTTCAAGATCAGGTTTGGCCGATGAAAAGAAACCCATCGGAAGCTTCATCTTCTTAGGTACTACTGGAGTAGGAAAAACAGAGCTGGCAAAGGCCCTCAGCGAATTCCTCTTCAACGACGAAAACGCGATGACGCGTATCGACATGAGTGAGTACCAAGAACGCCACAGCGTAAGCCGCTTGGTTGGAGCCCCTCCAGGATACGTCGGTTATGATGAAGGCGGTCAACTCACGGAGGCTGTCCGACGCAAACCCTACAGCGTGGTGCTTCTCGATGAAATCGAAAAGGCCCACCCAGATGTCTTCAACGTCTTGTTGCAAGTGCTAGACGACGGACGATTGACAGACAACAAGGGACGCGTGGTGAATTTCAAGAACACCATCATCATTATGACCTCCAACGCGGGAAGCCACATCATTCAAGACAACTACGAGAAGATGGAGCCTGGTCAAGAGGCTATGACCTTCGAAATGACCAAGTCAGCCGTATACGACTTGCTCCGTCAATCGATTCGTCCTGAGTTCCTCAACCGCATCGACGAAACCATCATGTTCACTCCGCTCTCACGGAAGGAAATCGGTGGCATCGTCAAGCTACAACTCGCCCGCCTCAGCGATCGCCTCGAACGCGCAGGCATCGAAATGGTGGCCAGCAAAGACGCCATCGCCTACCTCGCCGAAGAAGGCTACGACCCTCAATTCGGCGCGCGTCCGGTCAAACGTGTGATCCAAAAATCAGTGCTGAACGAGCTCTCCAAAGCCATCCTCAGCAACTCGGTTGACAAAGAAGCACGCGTAGTACTAGATGTGTTCGACGGCCAGATTGTGTTTAGGCATGAGTTGGAGGAGGAAGAGGTTGTGGAGTTTATGTAAAACTTAAGGCCTAAGGCTTATGGCGTAAGGCTTATGGCGTAAGGCTTAAGTATGATAATATTTATTTAAGGGGCGCCTTTGGCGTCCCTTTTAATTGTCCTCTACTTGGTATGTATATGGAGGTAAAAGCTTGTGTCATTTTACTTCACGCGGAGAGCATTATGCATAATCTTAAGGCACATTCTTACATAAGCCTTACGCCATAAGCCATAAGCCTATTTAATAGGTACTTTGAACATCCACTGGTCTTCCAAAAACCCCTCAAGCTTATCATCAATAGCCACCGGCCCTACCCCTGCGGGTGTGCCTGTGAAGATGAGATCACCCATTTTGAGGGTCATGAATTGAGAGACATGAGCGATGATTTGATCAACACTGAAGATCATATCGCTGGTGTTTCCGACTTGGACTTTCTCACCGTTTTTTTCGAGGTGGAAATTGATGTCTTGGATTCCCTTGAATTGGTCTAGGGGAAGGAATTTACGTGAAACGACGGCGGAGCCATCAAAGGCTTTGGCCTTTTCCCATGGGTGCCCCTTCTCTTTGCATTTTTGTTGAACGTCGCGGGCGGTGAAGTCGATACCGAGTCCTACTTGATCGTAGTATTTGTGGGCGTGCTTTTCTTCGATGTACTTCCCTAGTCGGTTGATCTTCACAATCAACTCTACCTCAAAATGAAGGTCGTTCGTCCATTCAGGAATAAACAGCGGATTACGATTCGGTAAGATTGAACTATCCGGCTTACAAAAGAACATCGGTTCCGTAGGCACTTTGTTATTCAACTCCTTCGCGTGATCAGCGTAGTTTCTTCCAATGCAAATGATTTTCATAGGGGCAAAGGTAGGGAAACGGGCGCCTTCAACGTGGACCGATAGGGGCACGCATGCGTGCCCATAGCACAGTTAAGCCCTAACCCCACGGACGCCGGACGCCGGACGCCGGAGCAAAAGTAACTTCCCAGCCACAAGATCGTCTTACCCCTGAACTAACCCTCAACACCTCTCGAAAATGCTCGCCATCACCAAAACCAAATACGGCGGACCCGAAGTCTTATCTCTCTCTGAAGTGGAGAAACCTGTGCCGAAAGAAGATGAATTGCTGGTCAAAGTAGAAGGTAATTCTGTGAACCCGGCGGATTGGCATGTGATGCGCGGATCTCCGTTTTTTGCGCGTCTTTCGTTTGGCTTGTTTAAGCCGAAGAACAAAATCTTGGGAGCAGATTTCGCGGGTGTGGTTGAAGAAGTGGGCAGCAACGTTGAAGGTTTTGCAGTTGGTGATCATGTGTATGGAGAGTCTTTG
Coding sequences within it:
- a CDS encoding fumarylacetoacetate hydrolase family protein, whose protein sequence is MKIICIGRNYADHAKELNNKVPTEPMFFCKPDSSILPNRNPLFIPEWTNDLHFEVELIVKINRLGKYIEEKHAHKYYDQVGLGIDFTARDVQQKCKEKGHPWEKAKAFDGSAVVSRKFLPLDQFKGIQDINFHLEKNGEKVQVGNTSDMIFSVDQIIAHVSQFMTLKMGDLIFTGTPAGVGPVAIDDKLEGFLEDQWMFKVPIK